Proteins encoded within one genomic window of Humulus lupulus chromosome 1, drHumLupu1.1, whole genome shotgun sequence:
- the LOC133800421 gene encoding uncharacterized protein LOC133800421 isoform X1, with amino-acid sequence MVTCKPSKFSFGILPLQLTAIRVPRNVQLSTGSQTARSSNFMVLSSKWNASVTQYSSKNTGNQRLKSQRKREEEEEEEGGGGKDGEEEEGEEINVHCEVEVVSWRERRIKAETLVHADVESVWNALTDYERLADFVPNLVSSGRIPCPYPGRIWLEQRGFQRALYWHIEARVVLDLQEIINSDFDRILIFSMVDGDFKKFEGQWSVRCGTRSSTAILSYEVNVIPRFNFPAIFLERIIRSDLPVNLRALACRAEKSFGGNQNMAVTENSTQTSTAVGSSLKLNVDSALNGKDNLSPAELKEGFSTSNLGPLTPSFSDSNSKLGILGKACSLDRHGLVDEVHLRRFDGLLENGGVHRFVVASITVKAPVREVWNVLTAYESLPEIVPNLAISRLVSRDNNKVRILQEGCKGLLYMVLHARVVLDLCESHEQEISFEQVEGDFDSFQGKWLLEQLGSHHTLLKYTVESKMHKDTFLSEAIMEEVIYEDLPSNLCAIRDYVEKREAARSSVTHDQRTCLEEQISSSDIDIDDNLGPIADKKSDCSCQSSSRQRPRVPGLQRDIEILKAELLKFISEHGQEGFMPMRKQLRLHGRVDIEKAITRMGGFRRIASMMDLSLAYKNRKPKGYWENLENLQEEIDRFQRNWGMDPSFMPSRKTFERAGRYDIARALEKWGGLREVSRLLSLKVRHPNRQTNFAREKKTDNGAATPVEEKNKTSSNPYISQDTQKWISKLKHLDINWVE; translated from the exons ATGGTCACTTGCAAGCCTTCAAAGTTCAGCTTCGGAATTCTTCCTCTCCAATTAACCGCGATTCGAGTTCCTAGAAATGTACAACTCTCCACCGGAAGCCAGACCGCTCGCAGCAGCAATTTCATGGTGTTGTCCTCCAAATGGAACGCCTCTGTAACTCAATACTCTTCGAAGAACACAGGAAACCAAAGATTGAAGAGCCAGAGGAAacgagaagaggaagaagaagaagaaggaggaggaggaaaAGATGGCGAAGAAGAGGAAGGAGAGGAGATAAATGTGCATTGCGAAGTAGAGGTGGTTTCATGGAGAGAACGCAGAATTAAGGCCGAAACTCTGGTCCATGCCGATGTCGAATCGGTTTGGAATGCTCTCACAGATTACGAACGCTTAGCCGATTTCGTTCCCAATTTAGTCTCCAG TGGGAGAATTCCGTGCCCATATCCGGGGCGGATATGGTTGGAACAAAGAGGTTTCCAAAGGGCACTCTATTGGCATATTGAAGCTCGGGTTGTTTTGGACCTTCAAGAGATTATCAATTCA GATTTTGATCGTATCCTCATTTTTTCTATGGTCGATGGGGACTTCAAAAAGTTTGAAGGCCAATGGTCTGTAAGATGTGGTACCAG ATCATCTACGGCTATTTTATCATATGAAGTTAATGTGATACCAAGATTCAACTTTCCTGCCATTTTCTTGGAACGAATAATTAGATCAGATCTACCTGTTAATCTTCGAGCCTTGGCTTGTAGAGCTGAAAAAAGTTTTGGAGGGAATCAGAACATGGCAGTTACTGAAAACTCCACTCAAACTTCTACAGCTGTTGGTAGTTCACTGAAACTGAATGTTGATAGTGCTTTGAACGGAAAGGATAATCTATCACCTGCAGAGCTCAAAGAGGGTTTCTCAACCTCTAATCTTGGTCCTTTGACCCCTTCTTTTAGTGACTCAAACAGTAAATTGGGCATATTAGGAAAAGCTTGCAGCCTTGATAGGCATGGCTTGGTGGATGAGGTTCACCTTCGTAGATTTGATGGTTTATTG GAAAATGGAGGTGTCCATCGATTTGTCGTGGCTAGTATAACAGTCAAAGCTCCTGTTCGTGAAGTATGGAATGTTTTGACAGCTTATGAAAGTCTTCCCGA GATAGTTCCAAATTTAGCAATCAGCAGATTAGTATCAAGAGACAACAACAAAGTTCGCATTCTTCAG GAAGGATGCAAGGGCCTTCTTTACATGGTACTTCATGCTCGTGTTGTCCTGGACTTGTGTGAAAGCCATGAACAAGAGATTAGTTTTGAACAGGTTGAAGGTGACTTTGACTCCTTTCAAGGAAAATGGCTTCTTGAGCAGCTAGGCAGTCACCACACCCTGTTAAAGTATACAGTCGAGTCAAAAATGCACAAGGATACGTTTCTTTCTGAAGCTATTATGGAAGAG GTTATATATGAAGATCTTCCTTCAAATTTGTGTGCAATACGCGACTACGTAGAGAAGAGGGAGGCAGCTCGCTCTTCAGTGACACATGATCAAAGAACATGCTTGGAGGAACAAATTAGTTCATCAGATATTGACATTGATGATAATTTGGGTCCAATAGCTGATAAAAAATCAGATTGCAGCTGTCAAAGTTCATCAAGACAAAGGCCTAGGGTCCCAGGCTTGCAGAGGGATATTGAAATTCTTAAAGCTGAGCTTTTAAAGTTCATATCTGAACATGGGCAGGAAGGATTCATGCCCATGCGAAAGCAACTACGTTTACATGGAAGGGTTGACATTGAGAAGGCAATCACACGCATGGGTGGTTTTAGAAGGATAGCATCAATGATGGACCTTTCTCTTGCCTATAAAAATCGTAAGCCAAAGGGTTACTGGGAGAatcttgaaaatttgcaagaaGAG ATAGATCGATTTCAAAGGAATTGGGGAATGGATCCGTCATTCATGCCCAGTAGAAAGACATTTGAGCGTGCAG GTCGCTACGACATTGCTCGTGCACTAGAAAAATGGGGGGGTCTCCGTGAAGTTTCGCGTCTACTGTCACTGAAGGTGAGGCATCCCAACAGGCAGACAAACTTTGCAAGAGAGAAGAAAACTGATAATGGAGCAGCAACTCCTGTGGAGGAGAAAAACAAGACATCATCTAATCCTTACATTTCTCAAGATACACAAAAATGGATCTCTAAATTAAAGCATTTGGATATTAATTGGGTTGAATAA
- the LOC133800421 gene encoding uncharacterized protein LOC133800421 isoform X2 — protein MVTCKPSKFSFGILPLQLTAIRVPRNVQLSTGSQTARSSNFMVLSSKWNASVTQYSSKNTGNQRLKSQRKREEEEEEEGGGGKDGEEEEGEEINVHCEVEVVSWRERRIKAETLVHADVESVWNALTDYERLADFVPNLVSSGRIPCPYPGRIWLEQRGFQRALYWHIEARVVLDLQEIINSDFDRILIFSMVDGDFKKFEGQWSVRCGTRSSTAILSYEVNVIPRFNFPAIFLERIIRSDLPVNLRALACRAEKSFGGNQNMAVTENSTQTSTAVGSSLKLNVDSALNGKDNLSPAELKEGFSTSNLGPLTPSFSDSNSKLGILGKACSLDRHGLVDEVHLRRFDGLLENGGVHRFVVASITVKAPVREVWNVLTAYESLPEIVPNLAISRLVSRDNNKVRILQEGCKGLLYMVLHARVVLDLCESHEQEISFEQVEGDFDSFQGKWLLEQLGSHHTLLKYTVESKMHKDTFLSEAIMEEVIYEDLPSNLCAIRDYVEKREAARSSVTHDQRTCLEEQISSSDIDIDDNLGPIADKKSDCSCQSSSRQRPRVPGLQRDIEILKAELLKFISEHGQEGFMPMRKQLRLHGRVDIEKAITRMGGFRRIASMMDLSLAYKNRKPKGYWENLENLQEEIDFKGIGEWIRHSCPVERHLSVQVATTLLVH, from the exons ATGGTCACTTGCAAGCCTTCAAAGTTCAGCTTCGGAATTCTTCCTCTCCAATTAACCGCGATTCGAGTTCCTAGAAATGTACAACTCTCCACCGGAAGCCAGACCGCTCGCAGCAGCAATTTCATGGTGTTGTCCTCCAAATGGAACGCCTCTGTAACTCAATACTCTTCGAAGAACACAGGAAACCAAAGATTGAAGAGCCAGAGGAAacgagaagaggaagaagaagaagaaggaggaggaggaaaAGATGGCGAAGAAGAGGAAGGAGAGGAGATAAATGTGCATTGCGAAGTAGAGGTGGTTTCATGGAGAGAACGCAGAATTAAGGCCGAAACTCTGGTCCATGCCGATGTCGAATCGGTTTGGAATGCTCTCACAGATTACGAACGCTTAGCCGATTTCGTTCCCAATTTAGTCTCCAG TGGGAGAATTCCGTGCCCATATCCGGGGCGGATATGGTTGGAACAAAGAGGTTTCCAAAGGGCACTCTATTGGCATATTGAAGCTCGGGTTGTTTTGGACCTTCAAGAGATTATCAATTCA GATTTTGATCGTATCCTCATTTTTTCTATGGTCGATGGGGACTTCAAAAAGTTTGAAGGCCAATGGTCTGTAAGATGTGGTACCAG ATCATCTACGGCTATTTTATCATATGAAGTTAATGTGATACCAAGATTCAACTTTCCTGCCATTTTCTTGGAACGAATAATTAGATCAGATCTACCTGTTAATCTTCGAGCCTTGGCTTGTAGAGCTGAAAAAAGTTTTGGAGGGAATCAGAACATGGCAGTTACTGAAAACTCCACTCAAACTTCTACAGCTGTTGGTAGTTCACTGAAACTGAATGTTGATAGTGCTTTGAACGGAAAGGATAATCTATCACCTGCAGAGCTCAAAGAGGGTTTCTCAACCTCTAATCTTGGTCCTTTGACCCCTTCTTTTAGTGACTCAAACAGTAAATTGGGCATATTAGGAAAAGCTTGCAGCCTTGATAGGCATGGCTTGGTGGATGAGGTTCACCTTCGTAGATTTGATGGTTTATTG GAAAATGGAGGTGTCCATCGATTTGTCGTGGCTAGTATAACAGTCAAAGCTCCTGTTCGTGAAGTATGGAATGTTTTGACAGCTTATGAAAGTCTTCCCGA GATAGTTCCAAATTTAGCAATCAGCAGATTAGTATCAAGAGACAACAACAAAGTTCGCATTCTTCAG GAAGGATGCAAGGGCCTTCTTTACATGGTACTTCATGCTCGTGTTGTCCTGGACTTGTGTGAAAGCCATGAACAAGAGATTAGTTTTGAACAGGTTGAAGGTGACTTTGACTCCTTTCAAGGAAAATGGCTTCTTGAGCAGCTAGGCAGTCACCACACCCTGTTAAAGTATACAGTCGAGTCAAAAATGCACAAGGATACGTTTCTTTCTGAAGCTATTATGGAAGAG GTTATATATGAAGATCTTCCTTCAAATTTGTGTGCAATACGCGACTACGTAGAGAAGAGGGAGGCAGCTCGCTCTTCAGTGACACATGATCAAAGAACATGCTTGGAGGAACAAATTAGTTCATCAGATATTGACATTGATGATAATTTGGGTCCAATAGCTGATAAAAAATCAGATTGCAGCTGTCAAAGTTCATCAAGACAAAGGCCTAGGGTCCCAGGCTTGCAGAGGGATATTGAAATTCTTAAAGCTGAGCTTTTAAAGTTCATATCTGAACATGGGCAGGAAGGATTCATGCCCATGCGAAAGCAACTACGTTTACATGGAAGGGTTGACATTGAGAAGGCAATCACACGCATGGGTGGTTTTAGAAGGATAGCATCAATGATGGACCTTTCTCTTGCCTATAAAAATCGTAAGCCAAAGGGTTACTGGGAGAatcttgaaaatttgcaagaaGAG ATCGATTTCAAAGGAATTGGGGAATGGATCCGTCATTCATGCCCAGTAGAAAGACATTTGAGCGTGCAG GTCGCTACGACATTGCTCGTGCACTAG